ATCCAAAGAGAAGTATCAGCGATCCGCTCTGATACAGATGCGGAAGAAAAAGAAAGAATTGATGCCGCCGATGGTAAGTTAGGTGATATTCTGATTCGATTTTTACAAAAATCATTCCCTAAAGATGGAATTGTCTGTGAAGACAAACCACCAATTGATGGTGGAGAGTTCAAATGGGTTCTTGATCCAGTGGATGGTTCCATGAATTTTGTTCGCGGCCTTCCTCTCTATGCCATTTCGTTTGGTTTGGAACATAGAGACACACCGGTCGGTGGAGTAGTGATTGTGCCACCTCAAGAGTCTGTGTATTCCGCTGTGATGGGAGAAGGGGCATATAAAAATGGGGAACAAATTGTAACCTCTCGAGTATCCGAACTCAATCGTGCTATTTTTTCACCAAACCTTCCTACCAAAAGAGCCCATATGATCCAAGAGATTATGGCTGACCTTTCTGGTTTTTTGACTTATGCGCGTTCCTTTCGCCGCACAGGGTCGTTTGTTTTGGATTCTTGTTTCATCGCAGAAGGGGTGATGGATGCCATTTGGGAAAAAACGGTCAAACATTGGGACGTTTCAGCAATATCTGTTATTTTATCAGAAGCAGGTGGGAAATTGACTGACTTAAATGGAGTCCACTACTATACAGGACTTCCAGAGTTGGTCGCATCAAACGGTGTGATTCACTCGGAAATTTTAAATTTATTGAAGACAGTTCGTTCTACCGTCAGTCGAAATTGATAGAGGGAATGATTAGAATCATTCTACTTTTTTAGTTTACGATTTGCTTTTGTGAATGAGACTAGAGACAAAATACAAATACACTTAGATCCATCAGGAGACCACCATGGAACATAAACTCCCAGAACTTCCTTATGCAAAGGATGCACTCGCTCCCCATATTTCTGCAGAAACTTTAGAGTTTCATTATGGAAAACACCACCAAACTTACATTACAAACCTAAACAACCTCATCAAAGGCACTGAATTCGAAAATGCAAGTTTAGAAGATATCGTGAAAAAATCCACTGGAGGAATTTTTAACAATTCCGCTCAGGTTTGGAACCATACTTTTTATTGGCACTCTCTTTCTCCAAACGGTGGAGGAGCTCCTAAAGGTGCGATTGCTGACCTCATCACGAAATCCTTTGGTTCATTTGATGCATTTAAGGAAAAGTTCACACAATCGGCGGTGACAAACTTTGGTTCTGGTTGGACATGGCTCGTGAAAAAAGGCGATGGTCTTGAAATCGTGAACACAAGTAACGCTGGAAGTCCTTTGAAAGATGGTCTCCAAGCTCTTCTTACTATCGATGTTTGGGAACATGCATACTACATAGATTTCCGAAATGCCCGTCCAAAATATGTGGAAGCGTTCTGGAATTTGGTTAATTGGGATTTTGCAAATAAAAATCTATAAATTAAGGATTTCCAACTAAAGTCAGAAAAGGCAGGTTCCGGAATCCGGCTCCTGCCTTTTTTATTTCTAAAATTGATTCAAAATGAATCTTGGTAACAAACATTGAGTAAACTATGAGCCATTCACTTCCGAAAATTTCCATTCCTAAAAAACCCAATTACACTTCCTTAAGTTTACCGGAAGGGAT
The sequence above is a segment of the Leptospira sp. WS39.C2 genome. Coding sequences within it:
- a CDS encoding inositol monophosphatase — translated: MGISSPTINFPVDETIKRIEYVKANAMGIIHEAKKIQREVSAIRSDTDAEEKERIDAADGKLGDILIRFLQKSFPKDGIVCEDKPPIDGGEFKWVLDPVDGSMNFVRGLPLYAISFGLEHRDTPVGGVVIVPPQESVYSAVMGEGAYKNGEQIVTSRVSELNRAIFSPNLPTKRAHMIQEIMADLSGFLTYARSFRRTGSFVLDSCFIAEGVMDAIWEKTVKHWDVSAISVILSEAGGKLTDLNGVHYYTGLPELVASNGVIHSEILNLLKTVRSTVSRN
- a CDS encoding superoxide dismutase, encoding MEHKLPELPYAKDALAPHISAETLEFHYGKHHQTYITNLNNLIKGTEFENASLEDIVKKSTGGIFNNSAQVWNHTFYWHSLSPNGGGAPKGAIADLITKSFGSFDAFKEKFTQSAVTNFGSGWTWLVKKGDGLEIVNTSNAGSPLKDGLQALLTIDVWEHAYYIDFRNARPKYVEAFWNLVNWDFANKNL